From one Phycodurus eques isolate BA_2022a chromosome 19, UOR_Pequ_1.1, whole genome shotgun sequence genomic stretch:
- the neurl2 gene encoding neuralized-like protein 2: MEAFPDQFMEFHPIHGTNVQLDSSGTQATRVESFANGVCFSKQPLKPGEIFLIEIEDKELGWCGHLRIGLTARDPRDLEVVPEYSIPDLTDLGDSWVFAITRNHNKVTEERPGREEAENENDTNSKPKTFFTDSHLHIENVWIPRDKLVGRSRPGRFSHILDDLYKTNTLPPTARRSRIGVLYVPKGPDLGDMHIVINGEDMGASARGIPTIEPVYAVVDVFAATKCVRIVQVEYGFSSLQTLCRKSIQKHIVHRMAIDWLELPEALKHLCKYE; encoded by the exons ATGGAAGCTTTTCCAGACCAGTTCATGGAATTCCACCCTATCCATGGGACGAATGTGCAGCTGGACTCCTCAGGGACCCAGGCTACGCGGGTGGAGAGCTTTGCCAATGGAGTGTGCTTTAGCAAACAACCCTTAAAACCCGGAGAGATTTTCCTCATCGAGATTGAGGACAAGGAGCTAGGCTGGTGCGGCCACCTCCGGATCGGCCTGACCGCCAGGGACCCTAGAGACTTGGAGGTGGTCCCTGAATACTCAATCCCAGACCTGACAGACCTGGGTGACAGCTGGGTGTTCGCCATTACTCGTAACCACAACAAGGTCACGGAGGAA AGACCCGGGCGAGAGGAGGCTGAAAATGAGAACGACACCAACAGCAAACCAAAGACTTTTTTTACAGACTCTCATTTGCACATTGAGAATGTTTGGATCCCCAGAGACAAGCTTGTTGGCCGCAGCCGGCCTGGACGCTTCAGCCACATTCTGGACGACTTGTACAAGACCAACACTTTGCCGCCTACAGCCAGACGCAGCCGGATAGGAGTTCTGTATGTACCGAAAGGCCCTGATCTAGGTGACATGCATATCGTCATCAATGGGGAGGACATGGGTGCTTCTGCAAGAGGCATCCCCACCATAGAGCCTGTTTATGCTGTAGTGGATGTATTTGCTGCTACTAAGTgtgtcaggattgtgcaggtggAGTATGGAT TCTCCTCCTTGCAGACACTGTGCAGGAAGTCCATCCAGAAGCACATTGTCCACAGAATGGCAATTGACTGGCTGGAGCTACCAGAGGCACTGAAGCACCTCTGCAAGTACGAGTGA